Proteins encoded by one window of Enterococcus saccharolyticus subsp. saccharolyticus:
- a CDS encoding ArsR/SmtB family transcription factor has protein sequence MEKPTISEIERVSQIFKVLSDVTRLKIVLSLEEGERNVTSIAETVEMEQSAVSHQLKLLRENNVVKSRREGKTILYSLDDHHVLDILEQTFRHIRHL, from the coding sequence ATGGAAAAACCGACTATTTCTGAAATTGAACGTGTTAGTCAAATCTTTAAGGTACTGAGTGATGTGACTCGTTTGAAAATCGTTTTATCGTTGGAAGAGGGCGAACGAAATGTCACGTCGATTGCTGAAACGGTTGAAATGGAACAATCGGCGGTTTCACATCAATTAAAGCTTTTACGTGAAAATAATGTCGTTAAATCCAGACGTGAAGGAAAGACAATTTTATATAGTTTGGACGATCATCATGTCTTAGATATTTTAGAACAGACCTTCCGTCATATTCGCCATCTTTAA
- a CDS encoding homoserine dehydrogenase produces MKDHLRIGILGLGVVGSGTVKVLAAQRAKIKEQTGMNVSIVKALVRPAEDKKQFADEHGIELTSELADIVEDTTLDVIIELIGKVHPAKEFITKALENGKHVVTANKDLIAQHGVELVDIAKANNVSLFYEASVAGGIPILRTLTTNYLADDITNIRGIVNGTTNYMLTKMLENGTSYEDALTQAQELGFAESDPTNDVDGIDAAYKMVILTQFAYGMDVTLDDLEIQGIRGLSDKDVLQAQKFGYEIKLIGESVKTNDSISVSVGPALVPQTHPLASIKNEFNGVFINSTGIDQSMFYGPGAGSLPTATSVISDVAAIAKNIRLGIAAPQFNEYRRSLQLTAPEANYAKYYLAITSAELTAEVLPALLASEDVQVSEIAQEIGEINRITVITEKMNRLQLAAIEATIAKHGTLERRMRVMEA; encoded by the coding sequence ATGAAGGATCATTTACGTATAGGTATTTTAGGATTAGGCGTTGTTGGGAGCGGCACAGTCAAAGTGCTAGCTGCGCAACGAGCGAAAATAAAAGAACAAACCGGGATGAATGTGTCTATCGTCAAAGCTTTAGTACGACCAGCAGAAGATAAAAAACAATTCGCAGATGAACATGGTATCGAATTAACGTCGGAATTAGCAGATATTGTCGAAGATACAACGTTAGATGTCATTATTGAATTGATTGGTAAAGTTCATCCAGCAAAAGAATTTATCACGAAAGCTTTAGAAAATGGAAAACATGTTGTGACGGCCAACAAAGATTTGATTGCACAACATGGTGTAGAATTAGTAGACATCGCGAAAGCAAACAACGTTTCTTTATTTTATGAAGCAAGTGTTGCGGGTGGTATCCCAATTTTACGCACATTAACAACGAATTACTTAGCTGATGATATTACCAATATTCGTGGAATTGTTAATGGAACAACCAACTATATGTTAACGAAAATGTTAGAAAATGGGACTTCTTATGAGGACGCATTAACTCAAGCGCAAGAACTAGGTTTTGCCGAATCTGATCCTACAAATGACGTAGATGGAATTGATGCAGCCTACAAAATGGTTATTTTAACGCAATTTGCTTATGGAATGGATGTCACACTAGACGATTTAGAAATTCAAGGCATTCGTGGTTTATCGGACAAAGACGTTTTACAAGCTCAAAAGTTTGGTTATGAAATCAAATTAATTGGTGAATCTGTTAAAACGAATGACTCAATTTCTGTTTCAGTAGGACCAGCATTGGTACCACAAACCCATCCATTGGCATCGATTAAAAATGAATTCAATGGGGTCTTTATCAATAGTACTGGGATTGATCAATCAATGTTTTATGGGCCAGGCGCGGGTTCTTTACCAACTGCAACAAGCGTTATTTCAGATGTAGCGGCAATTGCAAAAAATATTCGCTTAGGTATTGCTGCACCACAATTTAATGAATACCGTCGCTCGTTACAATTAACTGCACCAGAAGCGAATTATGCCAAGTATTATCTAGCAATCACATCGGCAGAGTTAACTGCAGAGGTATTACCAGCTTTATTGGCGAGTGAAGATGTCCAAGTCAGTGAAATTGCCCAAGAAATCGGTGAAATAAACCGGATAACAGTAATTACTGAAAAGATGAATCGTCTACAATTAGCAGCGATTGAAGCAACAATTGCAAAACATGGAACACTAGAACGAAGAATGAGGGTAATGGAGGCATAA
- a CDS encoding homoserine O-succinyltransferase, with protein sequence MPIKLPNDFPAKSILEKEDIFAIEEKRAKQQDIRPLRLLLLNLMPNKIDTEIQLLRLISQSPLQIDVDFLKLVSHTHKNTSPNHLSKFYLSFAEIKNQCYDGLIITGAPVETLPFEEVDYWQELVQVMDWSQTNTTSVIHICWGAQAGLYHHHGIEKVQYDQKLFGIYPQRLNISHRLFRGFDDVFMGPQSRYTGINESQIKEEQLRIVAADETIGATILISADDHDIFLLGHFEYDTDSLKREYLRDQERGLDTQIPVNYFEDAALSKVTNCWRGNAHLLYHNWLNDVYQMTPYHLADIPKMRAQQA encoded by the coding sequence ATGCCAATTAAACTTCCAAATGATTTTCCTGCTAAATCCATTTTAGAAAAAGAAGACATTTTTGCGATTGAAGAAAAACGTGCGAAACAGCAAGATATCCGTCCACTACGTTTATTACTATTAAACTTAATGCCAAATAAAATTGACACGGAAATTCAATTGTTGCGTTTAATTAGCCAAAGTCCTTTGCAAATTGATGTTGATTTTTTGAAGTTAGTTTCGCATACGCATAAAAATACGAGTCCCAATCATTTATCAAAATTTTATCTGTCTTTTGCAGAAATTAAAAATCAATGTTATGACGGTTTGATTATCACAGGTGCTCCAGTTGAGACGCTGCCCTTTGAAGAGGTCGACTATTGGCAAGAATTGGTTCAAGTGATGGATTGGAGTCAAACCAATACGACTTCGGTTATTCATATTTGTTGGGGAGCACAAGCGGGATTGTATCATCATCACGGTATTGAGAAAGTTCAATACGATCAGAAATTATTTGGCATCTATCCACAACGCTTGAATATTAGTCATCGCTTATTCCGTGGATTCGATGATGTCTTTATGGGACCACAATCTCGTTATACCGGCATTAACGAGAGTCAGATTAAAGAAGAGCAATTACGCATTGTCGCAGCCGATGAGACGATTGGAGCCACGATTTTAATTTCAGCAGATGATCACGATATTTTCTTGTTAGGTCATTTCGAATACGATACGGATAGCTTGAAACGAGAATATTTACGTGACCAAGAGCGAGGGTTAGATACCCAGATACCTGTAAATTATTTTGAAGATGCTGCTTTATCGAAAGTAACTAATTGTTGGCGAGGGAATGCTCATTTGCTTTATCATAATTGGTTAAATGATGTCTATCAAATGACACCGTATCATTTGGCAGATATTCCTAAAATGCGTGCGCAACAAGCATAA
- a CDS encoding O-acetylhomoserine aminocarboxypropyltransferase/cysteine synthase family protein — protein sequence MEFETKCLHAGYEPKNGEPRVVPIVQSTTYKYDSAEEIGQLFDLKASGYFYTRLANPTTNAAEEKIAALEGGVGALCTSSGQAATFFAVLNILEAGDHLVSTTSIYGGTYNLFAHTFKKMGIAVTFVDQWASLEELQQAIQPNTKAVFAETIANPALHVLDIEKFATFAHDNQVPLLVDNTFATPYFCRPIEYGADIVIHSTTKYLDGHAVQTGGVIVDSGQFDWTNGKFPQLSTPDVTYHGLVYTEAFGPAAYLAKARVQLMRDLGATPSPQNSFLLNLGMETLAVRMDRHFENAKKVAEFLQERPEVSTVSYPTLATDPSYELAQKYLPNGLCGVVSFEIAAGKEQAAKFLDALTLVSLQVHVADIRTCALHPATSTHRQLSETELNEVGISAGLVRISCGIENINDILADLQQALEQLEG from the coding sequence ATGGAATTTGAAACAAAGTGTTTACATGCTGGTTATGAACCGAAAAATGGTGAACCTCGAGTGGTCCCAATCGTGCAAAGTACCACGTATAAATATGATTCAGCAGAAGAGATTGGTCAACTCTTTGATTTAAAAGCATCTGGTTATTTTTACACTCGTCTAGCAAATCCGACGACAAATGCAGCGGAAGAAAAAATTGCGGCACTTGAAGGAGGGGTGGGAGCCTTATGTACGTCTTCTGGACAAGCAGCAACCTTTTTTGCTGTCCTCAATATTTTAGAAGCAGGCGATCATCTTGTTTCAACAACATCAATTTATGGTGGTACGTATAATCTATTTGCACATACTTTCAAAAAAATGGGCATTGCGGTCACTTTTGTGGATCAATGGGCATCTTTAGAAGAATTGCAACAAGCGATTCAACCAAATACAAAAGCGGTATTTGCTGAAACAATCGCCAATCCAGCCTTGCATGTGTTGGATATTGAGAAATTTGCTACGTTTGCTCACGATAATCAAGTTCCGTTGTTGGTTGATAATACGTTTGCGACACCGTATTTCTGCCGTCCGATTGAATACGGTGCAGATATTGTGATTCATAGTACGACAAAATATTTAGACGGACATGCTGTACAAACGGGTGGTGTGATTGTCGATAGTGGTCAATTTGATTGGACAAATGGGAAGTTCCCTCAATTGTCGACACCAGATGTGACATATCATGGCTTGGTTTATACCGAAGCATTTGGTCCGGCTGCCTATTTAGCTAAAGCACGTGTTCAATTAATGCGTGATTTAGGTGCGACCCCGTCTCCTCAAAATTCATTTTTATTAAATTTAGGAATGGAAACTTTAGCAGTGCGGATGGATCGACATTTTGAGAATGCCAAGAAAGTTGCTGAATTTTTGCAAGAACGTCCAGAAGTTAGTACCGTTAGTTATCCAACATTGGCAACAGATCCTAGTTATGAATTAGCGCAAAAATATTTACCAAATGGTTTATGTGGGGTTGTGTCTTTTGAAATAGCGGCTGGAAAAGAACAAGCAGCTAAATTTTTAGATGCTTTAACCCTCGTTTCTTTACAAGTTCACGTGGCGGATATTCGGACGTGTGCGCTTCATCCAGCAACTTCGACACATCGACAACTATCAGAAACCGAATTAAACGAAGTCGGCATTTCAGCAGGGTTAGTTCGTATTTCTTGTGGGATTGAAAATATTAATGATATTCTTGCTGATTTACAGCAAGCTTTGGAACAATTGGAGGGATAA
- a CDS encoding phospho-sugar mutase has protein sequence MSWEVTYEQWKNQEDLDGNLKKQLQDLEGQTKELEDAFYAPLEFGTAGMRGVLGPGINRMNLYTIRQATEGLARFMNKQDPDTRRRGVAIAYDSRHFSPEFAMEAAKTLAKHDIPSYVFESLRPTPELSFAVRYLKTFTGIMITASHNPSNYNGYKVYGEDGGQMPPADADALTAFVREIENPLEVPVLSEEEAKHSGLINIIGEEVDNAYLKEVKSVTINHELIEEMGDNLKLVYTPLHGTGKMLGEKALKQAGFNQFVLEPEQAVADPNFSTVKSPNPEEHSAFEYAIRLGEKEGADLLIATDPDADRLGAAVRLPNGEYQVLSGNQIGAILVRYILEAHKQAGTLPENAAVLKSIVSSELPTAIAQSYGATVFNVLTGFKFIAEKIQQFEEDHSHTFMFGFEESYGYLVKPFVRDKDAIQALVLFAEVAAYYKKEGKTVYDALQEIFEEYGYFAEKTISVTMSGQEGAAKITALMKTFREKAPTEFAGVKVAQTEDFKLLTRQKADGSTEEMTTPPSDVLKYVLEDASWIAVRPSGTEPKIKFYIGVKADSDENANQKIADLEAAINEITGA, from the coding sequence ATGTCTTGGGAAGTAACTTATGAACAATGGAAAAATCAAGAAGATCTTGATGGCAACTTAAAGAAACAGTTACAAGATTTGGAAGGTCAAACAAAAGAATTGGAAGATGCGTTTTACGCACCTTTAGAATTTGGTACAGCAGGGATGCGTGGCGTACTTGGACCTGGAATTAATCGTATGAACCTTTATACCATCCGTCAAGCAACAGAAGGATTGGCTCGCTTCATGAATAAACAAGACCCCGATACGAGACGTCGTGGTGTAGCAATTGCCTATGATTCAAGACATTTCTCACCAGAATTTGCAATGGAGGCAGCAAAAACGTTAGCCAAACATGACATTCCGTCGTATGTATTTGAAAGCTTACGTCCAACGCCAGAATTATCCTTTGCTGTTCGTTACTTAAAAACATTTACAGGAATTATGATTACGGCATCCCATAATCCATCAAATTATAACGGTTACAAAGTTTACGGTGAAGATGGTGGACAAATGCCACCAGCAGATGCAGATGCACTGACAGCTTTTGTACGTGAAATTGAAAACCCATTAGAAGTTCCTGTGTTATCAGAAGAAGAAGCAAAACACAGTGGCTTAATCAATATCATCGGTGAAGAAGTGGATAACGCTTATCTAAAAGAAGTGAAGAGCGTGACTATTAACCATGAATTAATTGAAGAAATGGGCGATAACTTAAAATTAGTTTATACACCATTACACGGTACAGGCAAAATGTTAGGCGAAAAAGCATTGAAACAAGCTGGTTTCAATCAATTTGTTTTAGAGCCAGAACAAGCAGTTGCTGATCCAAACTTTAGCACTGTGAAATCACCAAATCCAGAAGAGCATTCAGCTTTTGAATATGCGATTCGCTTAGGTGAAAAAGAAGGCGCAGATTTATTAATTGCGACTGACCCTGATGCGGACCGTTTAGGCGCGGCTGTTCGTTTACCAAATGGTGAATATCAAGTATTAAGTGGGAACCAAATAGGTGCTATTTTAGTACGTTACATTTTAGAAGCGCACAAGCAAGCAGGAACTTTACCTGAAAATGCTGCTGTTTTGAAATCAATCGTATCTAGCGAATTGCCAACTGCGATTGCACAAAGCTATGGTGCGACTGTGTTCAACGTATTGACTGGTTTCAAATTTATCGCAGAAAAAATTCAACAATTTGAAGAAGACCATTCTCATACCTTTATGTTTGGTTTTGAAGAAAGCTACGGCTATTTGGTAAAACCATTTGTACGCGATAAAGATGCCATCCAAGCTTTAGTATTATTTGCAGAAGTTGCCGCTTACTACAAAAAAGAAGGCAAAACAGTCTATGATGCATTACAAGAAATCTTTGAAGAATATGGTTATTTTGCAGAGAAAACAATTTCTGTGACAATGAGTGGGCAAGAAGGTGCAGCGAAAATTACTGCCTTAATGAAAACGTTCCGTGAAAAAGCACCAACAGAATTTGCTGGTGTGAAAGTAGCACAAACAGAAGACTTCAAATTATTGACTCGTCAAAAAGCAGATGGTTCTACAGAAGAAATGACAACACCACCTTCAGATGTATTGAAATATGTCTTAGAAGATGCAAGTTGGATTGCTGTACGTCCTTCTGGAACAGAACCAAAAATTAAATTCTATATCGGCGTAAAAGCAGATAGCGATGAGAATGCGAATCAAAAAATCGCTGATTTAGAAGCAGCAATCAATGAAATTACTGGCGCTTAG
- a CDS encoding pyruvate, water dikinase regulatory protein, which translates to MTEEKKESALTFFVISDSAGETASKLAQATMAQYPSVKFEMFRRTFVTTKSALLKTLADAKKHNAVILHTLINEELIDLTHDFCEESGLYHFDVLTPPVAEVERRTGVAPTREPGALHHLNKNYFKRIKAMEFAVKYDDGKDPRGFLEADVVLLGVSRTSKTPLSLFLANKNLKVANLPLVPQAHIPKQLWEIDPKKIVGLTNDPDVLNGIRKKRMIAYGLNPDTAYSDIEKIKEELDFANDLYHKLGCEIINVATLSIEETASIILNKLNLEDHSYYVTDED; encoded by the coding sequence ATGACAGAAGAAAAAAAAGAGTCCGCGCTAACCTTTTTCGTTATTTCAGACTCTGCTGGAGAAACAGCTTCTAAATTAGCGCAAGCAACGATGGCGCAATATCCATCAGTAAAATTCGAAATGTTTCGTCGCACATTCGTTACGACAAAAAGCGCACTGCTTAAAACTTTAGCAGATGCCAAAAAACATAATGCCGTCATTTTACACACCTTAATCAATGAAGAACTCATTGATTTAACTCATGATTTTTGTGAGGAAAGTGGGTTATATCATTTTGATGTGTTAACGCCGCCAGTTGCTGAAGTCGAACGTCGGACAGGGGTTGCGCCAACACGTGAACCCGGTGCCTTACACCATTTAAACAAAAACTATTTCAAACGGATCAAAGCAATGGAGTTTGCTGTAAAATACGATGACGGAAAAGATCCACGTGGCTTTTTAGAAGCCGATGTCGTTTTATTAGGGGTGTCGCGTACCTCTAAAACACCTTTAAGCTTATTTTTAGCCAATAAAAATTTAAAAGTAGCCAATTTGCCACTTGTTCCTCAAGCACATATTCCCAAACAATTATGGGAAATTGATCCTAAGAAAATCGTTGGTTTAACAAACGATCCTGATGTCTTGAATGGCATTCGTAAAAAACGGATGATTGCCTATGGACTAAATCCAGACACTGCTTATTCTGATATTGAAAAAATCAAAGAAGAATTAGATTTTGCCAACGATTTATACCATAAATTAGGTTGCGAGATTATCAACGTAGCTACTTTATCAATTGAAGAAACAGCTTCTATTATTTTAAACAAATTAAACCTTGAAGATCATAGTTATTACGTCACTGATGAAGATTAA
- the thrB gene encoding homoserine kinase → MKIRVPATSANLGPGFDSCGIALSMYLSVEVLGDSEQWEIIHTLGEDIPTDEKNLLVQTALKLAPSLAPKKLKMTSTIPLTRGLGSSSSVIVAGIELANRLGNLNLSELRKVELATQIEGHPDNVAPAICGDFVVACHFSERKENSVNYVKHYFPECDIIAFIPNTELLTSKSRGVLPENLPYKEAVKASAVANVMIAAVLNGNLPLAGKMMQEDRWHEIYRGKLVPHLSGIRQICKEEGAYGCFLSGAGPTILILTPAEKTERIIKILNALDSRAQVEHLSIDREGVQVF, encoded by the coding sequence ATGAAAATTCGAGTTCCAGCTACTAGTGCCAATTTAGGTCCAGGCTTTGATTCATGTGGTATCGCACTATCGATGTACTTGTCAGTTGAAGTATTAGGTGATAGTGAGCAATGGGAAATCATTCATACTTTAGGGGAAGATATTCCAACGGATGAGAAAAATTTATTAGTACAAACAGCGTTGAAGCTAGCGCCTTCTTTAGCGCCTAAAAAATTAAAAATGACTTCCACTATTCCATTAACGCGTGGATTAGGAAGTAGTTCTTCTGTGATTGTAGCCGGTATTGAATTGGCGAATCGGTTAGGGAATTTAAATCTATCTGAGCTGAGAAAAGTTGAACTAGCAACACAAATTGAAGGACATCCAGACAATGTGGCACCAGCCATTTGTGGTGATTTTGTCGTCGCTTGTCATTTTTCTGAACGCAAAGAAAATAGTGTGAACTATGTGAAACATTATTTTCCAGAATGTGACATTATTGCATTTATTCCCAATACGGAATTATTGACTAGCAAAAGCCGCGGTGTACTTCCAGAAAACTTGCCTTACAAAGAAGCAGTGAAAGCAAGTGCCGTTGCGAATGTGATGATTGCGGCAGTGTTAAATGGGAACTTACCATTGGCTGGGAAAATGATGCAAGAAGACCGTTGGCATGAAATTTATCGTGGCAAATTAGTGCCGCATTTATCAGGTATTCGTCAAATCTGTAAAGAAGAGGGCGCCTACGGTTGTTTCTTAAGTGGTGCTGGTCCAACAATTCTTATTTTGACTCCTGCAGAGAAAACAGAACGTATTATAAAAATATTAAATGCACTTGACTCGCGAGCTCAAGTAGAGCACTTATCGATTGATCGTGAAGGGGTTCAAGTTTTTTAG
- a CDS encoding Fur family transcriptional regulator encodes MKNQPSIEQALQTLKENGLKYTKKREAMIAYLAKANRYVPAKELHEYMSEEYPGLSYDTIYRNLHDFSEIGILEETELNGEMKFRFHCCSHGVEHHHHHFICTICGKTKELSICPMDFFQDQLPGCTIESHRFEIFGRCEDCQPV; translated from the coding sequence GTGAAAAATCAACCATCCATAGAACAAGCGTTGCAGACGTTAAAAGAAAATGGCTTGAAATATACAAAAAAAAGAGAAGCGATGATTGCTTATCTGGCAAAAGCCAATCGTTACGTCCCTGCAAAAGAGTTGCATGAGTATATGTCCGAAGAATATCCAGGTTTGAGCTATGATACGATTTACCGTAATTTACATGACTTTTCAGAAATTGGTATTTTAGAAGAAACAGAATTAAATGGCGAAATGAAATTTCGATTCCATTGTTGTTCACATGGTGTCGAACATCATCATCATCATTTTATTTGTACAATTTGTGGCAAAACGAAAGAATTATCGATTTGTCCCATGGATTTTTTCCAAGACCAATTACCTGGTTGTACGATTGAGAGCCATCGTTTTGAAATATTTGGTCGTTGTGAAGACTGTCAACCGGTGTAA